One genomic segment of Trueperaceae bacterium includes these proteins:
- the carA gene encoding glutamine-hydrolyzing carbamoyl-phosphate synthase small subunit: MSLLKKPRAVLALEDGTVYYGYAFGFEGKTVGEVVFNTSMTGYQEILTDPSYSGQIVTMTYPHIGNYGVSVYDMESNRPFARGFIVREFSRVASNHRSNQDLQSFMEQHRIVGIEGIDTRALTRRLRTGGVVKGVIAHGQTTDEEEAALVQEARDHEDIDGRDMTPEVTTPLPYARPTFKENPRVVVIDFGIKHSIVYKLEQAGAEVIVVPAQTTPAQIMALDPYGLVLSNGPGDPGGPKYAHDTVWQLLGLLPTYGICMGHQLLGLAVGGRTYKLKHGHHGANTPVKNVITGEVEITSQNHNYAVDIDSIPGQQFRATHINLNDGTLEGMAHVRYPVFSVQYHPEASPGPHDANYLFRRFIEEVNAFEGASALPAIRSEAAV, from the coding sequence ATGTCCCTCCTCAAGAAACCACGCGCGGTGCTCGCCCTCGAGGACGGCACCGTCTACTACGGGTACGCATTCGGGTTCGAGGGCAAGACCGTCGGCGAGGTGGTGTTCAACACCTCGATGACCGGCTACCAGGAGATCCTCACGGACCCCAGCTACAGCGGACAGATCGTCACGATGACCTATCCGCACATCGGCAACTACGGAGTGAGCGTCTACGACATGGAGTCGAACAGGCCGTTCGCTCGCGGCTTCATCGTTCGCGAGTTCAGCCGAGTGGCGTCGAACCATCGGTCGAACCAGGATCTGCAGAGCTTCATGGAGCAGCATCGGATCGTTGGGATCGAAGGGATCGACACCCGTGCTCTCACCCGGCGGTTGCGCACCGGGGGGGTGGTGAAAGGCGTCATCGCCCACGGCCAGACCACCGACGAGGAGGAGGCGGCCCTCGTCCAGGAGGCCCGCGACCACGAGGACATCGACGGTCGCGACATGACCCCCGAGGTGACGACCCCGCTTCCCTACGCGAGGCCCACCTTCAAGGAGAACCCACGAGTCGTCGTGATCGACTTCGGGATCAAGCACTCGATCGTCTACAAGCTCGAGCAGGCAGGGGCCGAGGTGATCGTCGTTCCGGCCCAGACCACCCCGGCTCAGATCATGGCGCTCGACCCGTACGGCCTGGTGCTCTCGAACGGACCGGGTGACCCGGGCGGCCCCAAGTACGCCCACGACACTGTCTGGCAACTGTTGGGGCTCCTGCCCACCTACGGCATCTGCATGGGCCACCAGCTCCTCGGTCTGGCGGTGGGCGGCAGGACCTACAAGCTCAAGCATGGCCACCACGGGGCGAACACACCGGTGAAGAACGTGATCACCGGCGAGGTGGAGATAACCTCGCAGAACCACAACTACGCCGTCGATATCGACTCGATCCCGGGTCAACAGTTCCGTGCTACCCACATCAACCTCAACGACGGCACGCTGGAGGGGATGGCGCACGTGCGCTATCCGGTGTTCAGCGTCCAGTACCACCCGGAGGCGAGCCCCGGACCGCACGACGCCAACTACCTGTTCCGCCGCTTCATCGAGGAAGTCAACGCCTTCGAAGGCGCTTCGGCGCTGCCGGCGATACGCTCCGAAGCGGCCGTCTAG
- a CDS encoding TrmH family RNA methyltransferase, producing MAARRIHLPNENADFQRLDALRSNRNLRHRLRLFPVEGVRQLETALSGGWPIKGLVLPSDRRLSDWARSIVDASAADTHYTLPAALHAKLSNKREASEIVALVEIPEDDIGRITLGTPPLVVVFDRPNYPGNLGTLVRSCDALGADGLIVTGHSADPYDPQAVAASTGSLFALPVVRLRSARDLEPLLTRIREEYGDLQVVGTSARAAKLVYECNFWRPTLLLVGNETDGLSHAYADMADETIAIPMTGSASSLNVACAATLVLYEAARQRRG from the coding sequence ATGGCCGCCAGACGCATCCACCTCCCGAACGAGAACGCCGACTTCCAGCGACTCGACGCACTGCGCAGCAACCGTAATCTCAGGCATAGGCTCCGCCTCTTCCCCGTCGAGGGTGTCCGCCAGCTCGAGACGGCCCTCTCTGGCGGCTGGCCCATCAAGGGCCTGGTCCTCCCCTCCGACCGGCGGCTCTCCGACTGGGCCAGGAGCATCGTCGACGCGAGCGCCGCTGACACGCACTACACCCTGCCGGCAGCGCTTCACGCGAAGCTGAGCAACAAGCGCGAGGCCTCGGAGATCGTAGCTCTGGTGGAGATTCCGGAAGACGACATCGGCAGGATCACGCTCGGTACCCCGCCCCTCGTCGTCGTCTTCGACCGGCCGAACTATCCCGGCAATCTGGGCACGCTCGTACGGTCGTGTGACGCCCTGGGAGCCGACGGTCTGATCGTCACCGGACACTCCGCCGACCCCTACGATCCGCAGGCTGTCGCCGCATCGACGGGTTCTCTCTTCGCCCTCCCGGTCGTGCGCCTTCGGTCCGCAAGAGACCTGGAACCTCTGCTTACGAGGATCCGGGAGGAGTACGGTGACCTGCAGGTGGTGGGCACCAGTGCCCGCGCTGCTAAACTAGTCTACGAGTGCAACTTCTGGCGACCTACCCTTCTGCTCGTCGGCAACGAAACTGACGGCCTCAGCCATGCTTACGCCGATATGGCCGACGAGACGATCGCCATCCCCATGACGGGCTCGGCTTCATCGCTCAACGTGGCCTGCGCCGCCACCCTGGTCCTCTACGAGGCCGCCAGGCAACGGCGCGGCTAG
- a CDS encoding DEAD/DEAH box helicase — protein sequence MAFEDFGLHPKVAAGVAAAGYTTPTPIQQKTIPAALAGRDVLGLAQTGTGKTAAFVLPLLQRLIDGPRGFVRALIVAPTRELAEQIHGEISLLGRSTGLRSATVYGGVGKAPQIRALKGRSEIIVACPGRLLDHMQQRDADLSRLEAVVLDEADHMFDMGFLPAIKRIMKQVPAKAQRLLFSATMPDELRQLAHGVLDRPITVEIGRAAPAETVAHALYPVAKEQKTELLKHLLRREDSRSALVFTRTKHGAKRLAQQLDRENFFVTSLQGNLSQNKRQQALDGFRDGKFHIMVATDIAARGIDISRVTHVINYDVPSTGDAYTHRIGRTGRAARSGQAYTFVTGEDDKAIRTIERELGMRLERLEIDGFGYLPIDAAGGAGTSRDRGQRGAGGRRDNGRANTNRNGNGSGARAGNGNGSSRGGASAGSSTASGGDGKRTSEPSGTNNRSQERTGGAFAGGDSGSRRRGSRGRGGRNRGGSKGSRGNRSGSVSHRTSGTQGND from the coding sequence ATGGCTTTCGAAGATTTCGGGCTCCACCCGAAGGTGGCAGCAGGCGTGGCCGCTGCCGGATACACCACCCCCACACCCATCCAGCAGAAGACGATCCCCGCTGCCCTCGCCGGACGCGACGTACTGGGGCTCGCCCAGACCGGCACGGGTAAAACCGCAGCGTTCGTCCTGCCACTGCTACAACGACTGATCGACGGTCCACGCGGCTTCGTGCGCGCCCTCATCGTCGCTCCGACCCGCGAACTGGCCGAGCAGATCCACGGCGAGATAAGCCTGTTGGGCCGCTCGACCGGGCTGCGCTCGGCGACCGTTTACGGCGGCGTCGGCAAGGCTCCGCAGATCCGAGCCCTGAAGGGGCGCAGCGAGATCATCGTGGCCTGCCCGGGCCGATTGCTCGATCACATGCAGCAGCGCGACGCCGACCTCTCGAGACTCGAAGCGGTCGTGCTCGACGAAGCCGACCACATGTTCGACATGGGCTTCCTGCCCGCCATCAAGCGGATAATGAAGCAGGTCCCTGCGAAGGCGCAGCGGCTGCTCTTCTCGGCCACCATGCCCGACGAACTACGGCAGCTTGCCCACGGGGTGCTCGACCGCCCCATCACAGTCGAGATAGGCCGAGCGGCCCCGGCCGAAACGGTAGCGCACGCTCTCTACCCGGTCGCCAAGGAGCAGAAGACGGAGCTCCTGAAGCACCTGCTTCGCCGGGAGGACAGTCGTTCGGCGCTCGTCTTCACCCGCACCAAGCACGGCGCGAAACGTCTCGCCCAGCAACTCGACCGGGAGAACTTCTTCGTCACCTCACTGCAGGGAAACCTCTCGCAGAACAAGCGTCAACAGGCGCTGGACGGCTTCCGGGACGGAAAGTTCCACATCATGGTGGCGACCGACATCGCCGCTCGGGGTATCGACATCTCCCGCGTCACCCACGTCATCAACTACGACGTTCCCTCCACCGGCGACGCCTACACGCACCGCATCGGCCGTACCGGTCGCGCGGCCCGTAGCGGCCAGGCCTACACCTTCGTCACCGGTGAAGACGACAAGGCGATCCGAACCATAGAGCGGGAGCTCGGGATGCGCCTGGAGCGGCTCGAGATCGACGGCTTCGGCTACCTGCCGATCGATGCCGCCGGCGGCGCGGGGACGAGCCGGGATCGGGGCCAGCGGGGCGCGGGCGGTCGGCGGGATAACGGCAGAGCGAACACGAACCGCAACGGCAACGGTTCGGGCGCGCGCGCTGGCAACGGCAACGGTTCGAGCCGCGGCGGCGCCTCCGCAGGCTCCTCGACCGCCTCCGGCGGCGACGGCAAGCGAACCAGCGAGCCCTCCGGCACCAACAATCGTTCGCAGGAGCGTACAGGCGGCGCCTTCGCAGGCGGCGACAGCGGCTCCAGGAGGCGCGGTTCGCGCGGTCGCGGGGGCCGGAACCGCGGTGGCAGCAAGGGATCGCGCGGTAACCGCAGCGGCTCGGTCAGTCACCGCACCAGCGGAACCCAGGGCAACGACTGA
- a CDS encoding metal ABC transporter permease: protein MISQLLLDIPFSIMATGALVGIAASLLGTFLVLMRSSMLTDAISHSIVFGIVIVWMLTGQASGPVQIIGAALTGVLTVLLIEMLARTRRVKNDAAIGLVFPALFSIGVLLLNLFARDVHIDTHTVLLGEIGFVWLDTIQIGGTEAPLALVSMSVITAVNLLFVTLLYKELKLMAFDEGLARALGFMPALLFYLLLTLTSATAVAAFDAVGAVLFVAFVIVPPSAAYLVTDRLWRMILYGSVIAVVASVAGYYLAVLWNVSIGGMMALCTGAFLLLALLFGPRYGLIAQESRRRRQHAGIDRRALVVHLFNHEGRAGEEEENRVAALTEHLHWRATKVERIVHEAEDAGLIRVEAEKLNLTERGRGLAREVLEPWHREEGGLPA from the coding sequence GTGATCTCCCAGCTGCTCCTCGACATCCCCTTCTCCATCATGGCCACCGGCGCCCTCGTCGGCATCGCGGCCTCGCTGCTCGGCACCTTCCTGGTGCTCATGCGAAGCAGCATGCTCACCGACGCGATCAGCCACTCGATCGTTTTCGGGATCGTCATAGTCTGGATGCTCACGGGCCAGGCGAGCGGGCCCGTCCAGATAATCGGTGCGGCGCTCACCGGTGTCCTCACCGTCCTCCTCATCGAGATGCTGGCACGCACCCGCCGGGTCAAGAACGACGCCGCGATCGGTCTGGTCTTCCCTGCCCTCTTCTCGATCGGGGTACTGCTGCTCAACCTCTTCGCGAGGGACGTACACATCGACACCCACACCGTTCTGTTGGGTGAGATCGGGTTCGTCTGGCTCGATACCATCCAGATCGGCGGGACCGAGGCGCCGCTGGCGCTGGTGTCGATGTCGGTGATCACGGCCGTCAATCTCCTCTTCGTCACGCTGCTCTACAAGGAGCTGAAGCTGATGGCGTTCGACGAAGGACTGGCCCGAGCGCTCGGGTTCATGCCGGCCCTGCTCTTCTACCTGCTCCTCACTCTCACGAGCGCCACCGCCGTGGCCGCCTTCGATGCCGTGGGAGCCGTCCTCTTCGTCGCCTTCGTCATCGTGCCGCCGTCGGCGGCTTACCTCGTGACCGACAGGCTCTGGCGGATGATCCTCTACGGCTCGGTGATCGCCGTCGTAGCGAGCGTGGCCGGTTACTACCTGGCGGTGCTCTGGAACGTCTCCATAGGCGGGATGATGGCCCTGTGCACCGGCGCGTTCCTGCTGCTTGCGCTGCTATTCGGGCCACGCTACGGCCTCATCGCTCAGGAGTCGAGGCGCCGCCGCCAGCACGCGGGGATCGATCGCCGGGCGCTGGTCGTGCACCTCTTCAACCACGAGGGGCGCGCCGGCGAGGAGGAGGAGAACCGGGTCGCGGCCCTTACCGAGCATCTTCACTGGCGAGCGACGAAGGTAGAACGGATCGTCCACGAGGCGGAGGACGCCGGCCTGATCCGGGTCGAGGCGGAGAAGCTGAACCTCACCGAGCGGGGGCGTGGGCTCGCCCGGGAGGTCCTGGAACCGTGGCATCGGGAAGAAGGTGGGCTGCCGGCCTGA
- a CDS encoding metal ABC transporter permease has translation MDGLIAFLSDYTIQNVMAGAALLGLSSGALGVFAVLRQQSLLGDALSHATLPGVALGFMVAGTRNLESITAGALLTGAAAALLVLVLTRRSRLKTDAALGAALSIFFALGVVLLTRIQQTGNASQAGLDSFLFGQAAAILRSDLWLMGGLTLLALLLLAAFWKEFKLVTFDASFAGSLGLPVVLLETSLTLLIALAIVIGLQLVGVVLMAAMIVAPAAAARQWSRRLEQMVVLSALIGAFGGVTGAVVSATGPNLATGPLIVLAITVVVLLSLLFAPRRGLLWAELERRTYQRSLLENRVLLSLSRVAQEHDDPGYAAEQGMLDAFHGRPTGASLGSLERRGLVNRVEHMPEEGAHWELTDSGRREASRVVTQLDGGNEEREAR, from the coding sequence GTGGACGGGCTCATCGCCTTCCTCTCCGATTACACGATCCAGAACGTGATGGCAGGGGCGGCCCTGCTCGGGTTGAGCAGCGGGGCACTGGGCGTCTTCGCCGTGTTGCGTCAGCAGAGTCTTCTGGGCGACGCCCTCTCGCACGCCACACTCCCCGGTGTCGCCCTCGGGTTCATGGTCGCCGGCACCCGCAACCTCGAGAGCATCACTGCCGGCGCTCTCCTCACCGGCGCTGCCGCCGCCCTGCTCGTGCTGGTCCTCACCCGCCGCAGCCGACTCAAGACCGATGCGGCGCTCGGCGCAGCGCTCTCCATCTTCTTCGCCCTCGGCGTCGTCCTCCTCACCCGCATCCAGCAGACCGGCAACGCCTCGCAAGCCGGTCTCGATTCCTTCCTCTTCGGTCAGGCGGCCGCCATCTTGCGCAGCGACCTGTGGCTCATGGGCGGCCTCACGCTGTTGGCGCTACTCCTGCTCGCGGCCTTCTGGAAGGAGTTCAAGCTCGTGACGTTCGATGCGAGTTTCGCCGGGTCGCTGGGTCTACCCGTAGTGCTGCTGGAGACGTCGCTGACACTGCTCATCGCGCTCGCAATCGTCATCGGACTGCAACTCGTGGGCGTGGTGCTGATGGCCGCGATGATCGTCGCACCGGCGGCAGCCGCCCGACAGTGGAGCCGCCGACTGGAGCAGATGGTTGTGCTGTCTGCCCTCATAGGGGCGTTCGGCGGGGTGACCGGAGCGGTTGTCAGCGCCACGGGACCCAACCTGGCCACCGGACCCCTGATCGTCCTCGCGATCACGGTCGTGGTGCTCCTCTCGCTGCTCTTCGCGCCCCGTCGAGGCCTGTTGTGGGCCGAGCTGGAACGGCGGACCTATCAGCGTTCACTGCTCGAGAACCGGGTCCTGTTGAGCCTGAGTCGTGTCGCCCAGGAGCATGACGACCCCGGCTACGCGGCCGAGCAGGGGATGCTGGACGCCTTCCACGGCAGGCCCACCGGCGCGAGTCTGGGATCGCTCGAACGGCGGGGTCTGGTGAACCGCGTCGAACACATGCCGGAAGAAGGGGCGCACTGGGAGTTGACCGACTCCGGCCGCCGGGAGGCGTCACGGGTCGTCACCCAGCTCGACGGCGGTAACGAGGAGCGCGAGGCGCGGTGA
- a CDS encoding metal ABC transporter ATP-binding protein, translating into MSEGRHEPSLAVHVEDLTVSYHDRPVLWDIDLDVPPGVLAGIIGPNGAGKSTLIKTVLGLVKPAAGHVYIHGRPYREQRRRVGYVPQRSSVDWDFPTTALDVVSMGLYGQLGWFRRPGAREVDKARAALAMVGMGELADRQISELSGGQQQRVFLARALVQEADVYFLDEPFAGVDATTERAIIEILRELRAGGKTVIAVHHDLQTVRSYFDWLLILNVRAIAQGPVEQVYNAANLRAAYGGQAALLHANEPATVSAEGE; encoded by the coding sequence ATGAGTGAGGGTCGGCACGAACCGAGTCTGGCTGTCCATGTCGAGGACCTCACTGTCAGCTACCACGATCGTCCGGTCCTCTGGGACATAGACCTCGACGTCCCCCCGGGAGTGCTGGCGGGCATCATCGGACCGAACGGGGCCGGCAAGAGCACGCTGATAAAGACGGTCCTGGGCCTGGTGAAACCCGCCGCGGGCCACGTCTACATCCACGGCCGGCCCTACCGGGAGCAGCGACGCCGCGTGGGTTACGTCCCGCAGCGTTCGAGCGTCGACTGGGACTTCCCGACGACCGCCCTCGACGTAGTCTCCATGGGGCTCTACGGCCAGCTCGGATGGTTCAGGAGGCCGGGGGCGCGGGAGGTCGACAAGGCGCGGGCCGCACTCGCTATGGTGGGCATGGGCGAACTCGCCGACCGTCAGATCAGCGAGCTGTCGGGCGGTCAGCAACAGCGGGTGTTCCTGGCCCGGGCGCTGGTGCAGGAAGCTGACGTCTACTTCCTGGACGAGCCGTTCGCGGGCGTGGACGCGACCACCGAGAGAGCGATCATCGAGATCCTCCGCGAGTTGCGGGCCGGCGGCAAGACCGTCATCGCCGTACACCACGACCTGCAGACGGTTCGCTCTTACTTCGACTGGCTGCTCATCCTCAACGTGCGCGCCATCGCCCAGGGGCCCGTTGAGCAGGTCTACAACGCCGCTAATCTCCGCGCCGCCTACGGAGGTCAGGCGGCACTCCTGCACGCCAACGAGCCGGCAACGGTGAGTGCCGAGGGAGAGTGA
- a CDS encoding zinc ABC transporter substrate-binding protein yields MALPTSQLRLPMLLFAAAILSLLSSAWAQPRPLRVAATVGMIGDVARNVGGDCAEVTAIMGSGIDPHVYQASARDVSIFQRAEVILYGGYFLEGQLGEVLEGFSRRKPTIAVSEAAVGREEVITTEDSYGVDPHVWMDVGLWADTVPVIARVFAELQPECSDYFEENAREYLANLQALHEWVKAAVATIPPQQRILITAHDAFSYFGRAYGIEVEGIQGISTESEAGVADIRRMADIVAHRRVPAVFIESTINPRTIQAVVDAAVQRGHRVEIGSQLYSDALGTEGTAAGTYIGMIYSNVSNIVGDLGGEVPPLPSELSDWAERWGIAAEDE; encoded by the coding sequence ATGGCTCTCCCGACATCTCAGCTCAGGCTACCGATGCTGCTGTTCGCCGCGGCGATCCTGTCGCTGCTGAGCAGCGCCTGGGCGCAACCACGACCTTTGCGGGTCGCCGCGACGGTGGGGATGATCGGAGACGTGGCCAGGAACGTGGGCGGCGATTGCGCCGAAGTCACCGCCATCATGGGTAGCGGTATCGACCCCCACGTCTACCAGGCCAGCGCCAGGGACGTGAGCATCTTCCAGCGGGCCGAGGTCATCCTCTACGGCGGTTACTTCCTCGAGGGACAGCTGGGCGAGGTGCTGGAAGGTTTCTCCCGCCGCAAGCCCACCATCGCTGTATCCGAAGCCGCCGTGGGCCGCGAGGAGGTCATAACGACAGAGGATTCCTACGGCGTCGATCCGCACGTATGGATGGACGTCGGACTCTGGGCCGATACGGTGCCGGTGATCGCCCGGGTCTTCGCGGAACTGCAGCCGGAGTGCAGCGACTACTTCGAGGAGAACGCCCGCGAATACCTGGCGAACCTACAGGCGTTGCACGAGTGGGTGAAGGCCGCCGTAGCGACCATCCCTCCCCAACAGCGCATCCTCATCACGGCCCACGACGCCTTCTCCTACTTCGGTCGCGCTTACGGCATCGAAGTGGAGGGGATCCAGGGCATCAGCACCGAATCGGAGGCGGGAGTGGCCGATATCAGGCGGATGGCCGACATAGTCGCCCACCGGCGGGTGCCGGCGGTGTTCATCGAGAGCACTATCAATCCCCGCACCATCCAGGCGGTCGTCGACGCCGCGGTCCAGCGCGGACATCGAGTCGAGATCGGCTCACAACTCTATTCCGACGCTCTGGGCACCGAAGGCACCGCCGCCGGCACCTACATCGGCATGATCTACAGCAACGTCAGCAACATCGTCGGCGACCTCGGCGGTGAGGTCCCTCCTCTGCCGTCGGAACTGTCCGACTGGGCGGAGCGCTGGGGGATAGCGGCAGAGGATGAGTGA
- a CDS encoding ABA4-like family protein, whose amino-acid sequence MENLFALISILPLPFWGAMLLFPRAGLTRRMVTSPWPFIVLGAVHALLLVAALATAAPAELGLSAVAIRSALGQRWGFLALWSHILILDLFAGIWIFRDAGYWRVRPAPYLLATLFAGPLGLALYLYLRQRHERHDPVRNLN is encoded by the coding sequence GTGGAGAATCTGTTCGCACTCATCTCGATCCTGCCCCTGCCTTTCTGGGGCGCGATGCTTCTGTTCCCCCGCGCGGGCCTCACCCGCCGCATGGTCACCTCGCCTTGGCCCTTCATCGTTCTGGGCGCCGTTCATGCGCTGCTGCTGGTGGCCGCGCTCGCAACTGCGGCGCCGGCCGAGCTCGGCCTCTCGGCGGTCGCGATCCGGAGCGCGTTGGGGCAACGGTGGGGCTTCCTGGCGCTGTGGAGTCATATCCTCATCCTCGACCTCTTCGCCGGTATCTGGATCTTCCGTGACGCCGGCTACTGGCGAGTCCGACCGGCGCCATACCTGCTGGCGACCCTGTTCGCCGGGCCGTTGGGCCTGGCCCTCTACCTCTACCTGCGGCAACGCCACGAACGCCACGACCCCGTTCGCAACCTGAACTGA
- the dtd gene encoding D-aminoacyl-tRNA deacylase, with product MRALVQRVSRARVTSGEELLGEIGAGLLVLLGVSHGDDAVTAELLAAKTAKLRIFPDDEGKMNRSVSDAGGDVLVVSQFTLYADVRGGNRPSFMAAARPERAQPLCSEYCRALSRTGLRVESGEFGADMAVELVNDGPVTIWLDSSELQARQG from the coding sequence TTGAGGGCGCTCGTCCAGCGGGTTTCGCGGGCGCGAGTGACCAGCGGCGAGGAGCTGCTCGGCGAGATCGGCGCCGGTCTGCTCGTGCTACTGGGCGTCAGCCACGGCGATGATGCCGTGACGGCCGAACTGCTCGCCGCCAAGACCGCGAAGCTCCGGATCTTCCCCGATGACGAAGGCAAGATGAACCGAAGCGTAAGCGATGCCGGCGGCGACGTACTGGTCGTCAGTCAGTTCACGCTCTACGCCGACGTCCGTGGGGGCAACCGCCCCTCGTTCATGGCCGCTGCGAGGCCGGAGCGGGCTCAGCCGCTATGCTCCGAGTACTGCCGTGCTCTCTCGCGCACCGGCCTCAGGGTCGAAAGCGGGGAGTTCGGTGCCGACATGGCCGTCGAACTGGTGAACGACGGCCCTGTCACGATATGGCTCGACAGCAGTGAACTCCAGGCAAGGCAGGGGTGA
- a CDS encoding uracil-DNA glycosylase: MTLEDLERRAAIKGDALAELSDNLVFGEGDPDAQLMIIGEAPGEEEDLSGRPFVGRAGQLLDRILESVGIHRDDIYITNIVKFRPPRNRNPRPEEIEASEPVLVEQIRLIRPQLIATLGNVPTQHLLQTREGITKCRGSWRDWCGIRVFPLYHPAYLLRNPSREQGSPKWQMWQDMKTLKAELDSLGPKAGMVTLDTARQDALF, encoded by the coding sequence GTGACACTTGAAGACCTCGAACGACGCGCAGCGATCAAGGGCGATGCGCTGGCGGAACTGAGCGACAACCTTGTTTTCGGGGAAGGGGATCCCGACGCACAGCTGATGATCATCGGCGAGGCCCCTGGCGAGGAGGAGGATCTGAGTGGCCGCCCCTTCGTGGGACGCGCTGGCCAGTTGCTGGACCGCATCCTCGAAAGCGTCGGGATCCACCGGGACGACATCTACATCACCAACATCGTGAAATTCCGCCCTCCACGGAATCGCAATCCGCGTCCCGAGGAGATCGAAGCGAGCGAGCCCGTGCTCGTCGAACAGATCCGCCTCATCCGGCCCCAGTTGATCGCCACCCTGGGGAACGTCCCCACTCAGCATCTCCTCCAGACGAGAGAGGGGATCACCAAGTGCCGTGGGAGCTGGCGCGACTGGTGCGGCATCAGGGTCTTCCCGCTCTACCACCCGGCCTACCTCCTGAGGAACCCGAGCCGGGAACAGGGTTCACCGAAGTGGCAGATGTGGCAGGACATGAAGACGCTGAAGGCCGAACTCGACAGCCTGGGGCCCAAGGCGGGCATGGTCACCCTGGACACCGCCCGACAGGACGCTCTCTTCTGA
- a CDS encoding primase-helicase zinc-binding domain-containing protein, producing the protein MFDAEGSFDEEPCPACGSRDTVTYQYEEGFSELECRVCGFRSDQQELSDLQRYSGDLLENESGAPPPVPFKSIKA; encoded by the coding sequence ATGTTTGACGCCGAAGGAAGCTTCGACGAAGAGCCCTGCCCCGCGTGCGGCAGCCGGGACACGGTGACCTACCAGTACGAGGAGGGCTTCAGCGAGCTCGAGTGCAGGGTCTGCGGCTTCCGTTCGGACCAGCAGGAACTGTCGGACCTTCAGCGATACAGCGGGGACCTGCTCGAGAACGAGTCCGGCGCCCCGCCCCCCGTCCCCTTCAAGTCGATCAAAGCCTGA